The genomic segment AGAACAAAAAAATTAATAGAAACACTTAAAAATAAGTTGTAAAATGTGTGGAATTGCTGGTGTTGTTGGAGAAAATATACAGAAAGAAAGTATTTATAAAATGCTACTTTCTCAAACACATCGTGGACCAGATGATACAGGTATTTGGGAAGAAGAAAATGTAGTTTTAGGACATAATAGATTGGCAATTATCGATTTAAGAGCAACATCAAACCAACCTTTTACAGATAATTCAAACAGATATCACTTAGTTTTTAATGGAGAAATTTACAATTATTTAGAGTTAAGAAATGAACTAAATTATAACTTTAAAACAAATTCCGATACAGAAGTTTTATTAGCTGCTTATTTAGAATGGGGCAAAGATTGTTTGCATAAATTAAATGGAATGTTCTCGTTCGCGATTTGGGATGTTAAAGAAGAAAAATTATTCGCTGCCAGAGATCGTTTTGGAGTAAAACCTTTTTTTTACACACAAATTGACAATAAATTAATTTTTTCATCAGAAATAAAGGCAATTCACGCTTTTGGACTTCAAAAAACTCCTAATAGAAAAGTCTGGGCAAATTATTTTGCATTTGGTAGTTATGGATTGCCAAACGAAACTTTTTGGGAAGATATTTCTCAATTATCTGGAGGACACTATTTAGAATATTCAAACAAGAATTCAAAAATTGAAAAATGGTATTTCTTTGAAAAAGAAGTTGAAAAATATCAAGAAAAATATACATATGAAGAAGTAAAATCTAAATATTCTAATCTTTTAAAACAAAGTATTCGATGGCGTTTTAGATCAGACGTTGCTGTAGGCTTTAATTTAAGTGGAGGTTTAGATAGTTCTGCATTATTAGCATTTGTAAATCAGCAAGAAAATAGCGAAAATATAAAAGCATTTACTTTTTATACGGATGATAAAAGGTATGACGAACTTGCCTGGGTAGAAGAAATGATTGGAATTACAAAAAATCCATTGGTTAAAATACTTCTAAAATCAGATGAAGTTGAAGAATTAAGCAAAAAAATAACACATTATCAAGATGAGCCTTTTGGAGGAATACCAACTTTAGCATACGCTAAAATTTTTGAGCAAGCTAGAAAAGAAAATATTTTGGTTTTGTTAGATGGACAAGGAATGGATGAGCAATGGGCAGGTTACGATTATTATCTTAAAAAAAAAGATACAAACATTATTCAAGGAGTAAATAAATCGCCTTTTAAAAAAGACGTTCTATCAAAAGAATTTTTGGCTTTGGCAGAAAAACCAACCTACCCCAAACCATTTAAAGACAATTTGTTAAATAAACAATACAGAGATTTATTTTATACAAAAATACCAAGGGCTTTGCGTTTTAACGATAGGGTTTCTATGGCAAGTAGCACAGAATTAAGAGAACCTTTTTTAGATTATAATTTGGTTGAATTTGCGTTTGCACAACCTTTGGAATATAAAATTAAAAATGAAATTCAGAAAAAAGTATTAAGAGATATTGTTTCAGAATTTTTAAGCGATTCAATTACATACGCACCAAAAAGACCTTTACAAACACCACAAAGAGAATGGTTAGGAAATGATTTAAAAGATTTTGTTTCTATAAAATTACAAAAAATTAAAGAAAGTAGTTTTTCTAATTGGTTTGATTTTGATAAATTAGAACAAGAATGGCAAAACTATATAGAGGGAGATAACGATTCTAGTTTTCATATTTGGCAATGGTTAAGTTTAGCATTAATTTTAAACGAGAATACCAATTAATGAAAAAAATCATCATCATATTCCCAAGAGGAGAATCTATAAAAAACTTTGTGTATTCTGGCATTACAGATGCATTAAGAGAAGAATATAAAGTCTTTTTTTTCTCTGTGGTTCCCAATAAAGAAATTAAAAAATATTTAGTTGCTAAATGTGATGAATTTTATGAATTAGAAGAAGAGCTTCAGCAAAATAAATATGCAAATGAGTTGCTAAAAATTCTTCAAATTGCACATTTGAATAAACTGAACTCTGTAACTGGGAATTTAAAAATCGTAAAAGACGATTTGTTAAGTAAAAAGTCAATAAAATCTACTCTTGTTCGGAAATTTAGGAAATTAATTGCCTCTTTTTATACATCTGAAAGTGCTTTAGTAAAATTAACAGAAAGGTTTGAACGTGCAAATTTTAAAAATCCCAAAGTTTTAGAGTTAGAAAATGTTTTATTAAAGATAAAACCAGATTTGGTATTTAACACGTCTCATATTCATAATTCAATTTCTTTAAATTTAATGTATGCTGTTAAAAAGCTAAAAATAAAAACAGCAACTTTTCTTTTTTCTTGGGATAATTTAACTTCACAAGGAAGAATTATTCCTACTTACAACGTTTATTTTACATGGAATGATAAGATTAAGAGAGATTTACTAAAAATTTATCCAACTATAAAAGAAGAAAACGTGTTTGTGACAGGAACACCACAATTCGATTTTCATTTTAATGAAAAATTTATAGATTCTAAAGAAGAACTATATCGTTTTTTGAAGATTCCTTTAGAAAAGAAAATCATTTTGTATTCCACAGGCATGGCTTATTACACTCCTAAAGAGCATATAATTGTTGAAGAAATAGAAAAAGTATTAAGAAAAATAGACGATAATCTTCAATTAGTAGTAAGAATTTACGCAAAAGACGATAATACAGCCTATTATAAATTAAGAGATTCGAATCCTAATATTTGCATTCCAGATCACTTTTGGGAACTCAATCATTTAACCCCAACTTTAAAAGATATTACACTGTTTAATAGTTTATTGAACCATTGTTCTATGGGTGTTAATGTAGCATCTACAGTTTCTTTAGATTTGGCAGTTTTAAACAAGCCAGTTATAAATATTGCTTTTAATCCGCCAAATGAAAACATTTATCCGAACGATTATGAGAAGATTTACGAATTCGATCATTACAAACCAATCGTAAAAAGTGGAGCGATAAGTTTAGTAAAAAGTACAGGTAAGTTAAAAGAACAAATTATAACTTATTTAAAGAATACTTCTTACAAAGAAAAAGAGAGAAAAGATTTAGTAAACTCATTTTTTGGAAATGAGCTAAAAAAGGATAAAAAACATACATTTGTTCGTATATTTAATTCACTTTTAAAATAAATAGAAGTTTGCAAATTACTTTAGTTGTCTTTAATGATATAAATAATGTTAAGTGGGAATTTGGCCATAAAATAGCCATTTCTTATACAACGAAATCTTTATGGAATGCAAGAGAAAGCATTTTAAAATTAGAAGCGACACATATTTTATTTTGGGATTTATCTATTGGGAATTTGCCCGCCAAAAATCAATTAGAAAAATCGATTAATTCTAAGGGTAATTTATGGCATATTGGATCTAAAGTTGGTTTAAAAGAGAAACCATTTTTGTTAGATGCTATTCAGCCTACAAGTATGTTGCATTTATCTATCAATCACAAAATAAACCACAGTTCTTGGAAAAATACCTTTAAAGGTTGTTTGCTTGAAAAGCGTGTTTTCGATTTTATAAATGCATCCAAATATTCAAATTCTTTAGATATTATAGGTTTAGATTTTGGTTATAAAGCAATGAAATCTGGAGTAATCACAAGATATTCAGCAATTTTATCAGAAAATATAGAAATTAAAAAAACATCATTAAAATTAAAAGAAGAGCTATTGTTTATCAGAAATAATTTTGATACAAAAGCCTTTTTATGGACATACATTACAAATTTATTTAAAATTTCGCCGATTTCGCTTTACAAAACATTTTCAAAAAAAGAAAAGGGAGTACTAAAAGTTTTCCAACATTCTAAAGAAGAAGATATTTTAGTAAATAAAGACATTTCTACTTCAATAGTTATTGCAACTTTAGAACGTTACGAAGTTTTAAAAAATGAATTAAAGGAATTGCAGGAATTAAATCCTGCTCCAAATGAAATTATTATTGTAGATCAAACTCCAAAAGAAAAGAGAGAGACTACTTTTTTAGAAGAGTTTTCAAATTTACCAATTATTTACTTAAAGACAGACAAAATAGGGCAATGTTCTGCAAGAAATTTGGGCATAAAAACAGCTACGAATAAGTTTGTTTGGTTTTTAGATGACGATATGGAAGAAATTCCTGTTAATTATCTACAAAAGCACTTAGAAACAATTTATAATTTAAATGCAGATATTTCTTGTGGAATCCCAGATGAGATTGGTACAAATTATATCAATAGAAACATCCCAAAAATAGAATTATCAAACGGATTTCCAACAAACGATGTTTTAGTTAAAAGAGATTTATTAATTGAAGTTGGTGGCTTTGACGAAAAAATGAATCAACTACAAAGCGAAGACGAAGAATTGGGTTTACGTTGTATAAAAAATGGCGCATTAAATGTTAAAAATAATCAGTTAAGAATTGTTCACCTAAGAGCAAGTAGAGGAGGTTTAAGAAGCCATAATGTACGAAAAACAACATTTTCTTCATCTAGAAATAGTTTGTTTCAGAGACGTTTTTTACATTATTCAGAAATTTATTTAAGTTTAAAGCATTTTTCGAAAACACAAGTTCGAAAATATAAATTATTAAATATTAGAGGTACTTTTATTGTAAGAGGTAATTTTGTAAAAAAAATGTTGAAAACTTTAATAGGTTTTTTATTATTGCCACATACTATCTATAAGACAAATAAAAACACGAAATCTGCAATAAAAATCTTAAATAAAAAAAATGAATCAATTTAATTATTTTATTAAAGATGTTAAAAGAATATTTGCAGTAAGATATTTAAAGTTAGTCTACACTTGGCAAAATCGGTTTTTTGCTGGTATTTTTATTTTTATAAAGCTTAGTAATAGAATTAAGATAGGAGTCCCTACATACATAGTTCTTTTGTTTGATAAAGAAAAAGGTAATTTAACAGGAGTTCCAGCAAAATTATTATTATGAAAATTCTCCAAATAATAGATCGTTTAGAAGTTGGAGGTGCAGAGCGTGTATTTATAGACTTAACGAATTTACTTTATAAATCAAAAAAAGTAGAAGTATCGATATTAACATTCGATAATAGAGGAGGTTTGTATAAATATTTAAATCCCCAAATTAATAAAATAGATTTTAAGCGAAAAAATAAGTTTAATTTATTTACGGCTTATAAACTCTCAAAAATTTTAAGAAACTACGACATTTTACATGTGCATATGATACATGTTTTTAAGTATGTTAAATTTATATGTTTAATTTTTAACATTAAAACGAAACTTGTTTTACAAGATCATTATGGTAAAAACTCAACAGATAAAAAAATTCCTAAATATTTAAATACTTTTTTAAAGCCAAAATATTATATAGGGGTTTCTGAAGAGTTAATAGATTGGGCAAAAGAAAGGTTAAACGTTTTTAATAGTTATAAACTAACCAACATAGTAATAAAAGAAAAACATTTAGAGATTACAAATGATAAAAAAGGATTTGTAATCGTAGGAAATATAAAACCAATAAAAAATCAGCTATTTGCAATTCAATTAGTAATATTAATGAATGAAGAACTTACAATTGTTGGAAAAATTCAAGATTATGATTATTACAATAAATTATTAGCTTTAATTAACAAATCTAATTATAAAAATAAAGTTCATTTTATTCATGATGTCAACAATGTTCAACCATTGCTAAGCCAATTTAAATTGGGGTTAATGACTTCGATTTCCGAAAGTGGACCTTTGGTTTTAATTGAATATTTAGCTCAAAACTTACCTTTTTTATCTTATGAAACAGGAGAAGTTAGCCAAAATTTGAAAAAAGAGATTCCGAGTTTTTTTATTAAAAATTTTATTTTAAATGAATGGCAAGAAAAAATTAACTTAATAAATAATAAAACTGAAGCTTTAGAAGAGTTGTATACTAAACATTATTCTGAAAAAAAATATACAAATGAATGTTTAAAAATATATCAAAAAATAAAAAACTCTTAGTAATATCAGATACTGGTATTTTAAGAAATGAAAAAGGTTTTAGAGCGTTTGGTCCTGTTGTTAAGGAACTAAATCATTTACTAGAAATTTTTGACGAAATCACTTGGATTGGATTTGAAAAAATAAGTCAAAAAAATAATGGTTCTTATATTGCCATTTCTAATAATAAGATAAAACCTATCTTACTTAAAGAAGTTGGAGGTAAATCTTTAAAATCTAAAATAAATATATTAACATCTTATCCTTTAATGTTTAATATAATATTAAAAGAAGTAAAAAAACATACCTTTATACATACTAGAGCCCCTTCTAACCCTGCATTAATTGCTATGTTTATTTCTTTATTTTATCTTAAGAAAAAATTTTGGCACAAGTATGCCGGAAGTTGGATTGATAATGCTCCTTTATTTTATAAATTTCAAAGAGAAGTTTTAAAAAAAATGAAAAGTAATAGTGTAATTACTATCAATGGAAGTTTTTCAAATAAAAAAAATATTATACCTTTCGAAAACCCTTGTTTAGATGAGAATGATAGAATTTACGGAAAAACAGTTTTAAAAAATAAATCTCTTTCATATTCAATAAATTTTTGTTTCGTTGGTGCATTAACCTCAAAAAAAGGTGTTGATGATATTATAAACGCTTTTAAAAAAATAGATTCAACCAAAATAGGAGAAATACATTTTGTAGGGGATAGTTTGGATAGAGAAAAATATTTAAAGGAATCGAAAAATATTAAGTATAAAATAGTTTTTCATGGCTTTCTAGAAAAGAATCAAGTAAAAAATATTTATAAGAAAACACATTTTATATTATTACCATCTAAAAGCGAAGGTTTTCCTAAAGTTATTGGTGAAGCAATGAATTATGGAGCTGTTCCAATTGTATCTAATATTTCTTGTATAGAACAGTATATAAAAAATAATAAGAATGGTTTTTTATTAGAAAAACCTTTCTCACTAAATTTAATGAATGCAATAAAAGAAAGTTTAAAATTAGAAAACCAAACATTTTTAAGTTGGATAAACTTTAATTATAAATTATCAGGAAAATTCACGTATTCTTACTATAATAAAAGAGTAAAAAAAGATATTTTTAACATCGAATAAAACTATTTTATATTTTGATTAATAAATTTACTGATAATAAATTATTACTAATAGCTATCCATATAATAATTGGTTATTTAGCAACTTTTACATGGTTTCCAAAACCATTTGGATTAGGAGTAATAGGATTTTGTGTTTTTTTTGTTGTGAAAGCTAAAAATAATAATGAAGAATCTTTTTTGTTAGCAATGTATATTGCAGGTGCAGAGGTTTTTATAAGGATGACTAAAGGTTTTGTATTTTATGAAACAGGAAAATATAGTGTTATTCTTTTACTCATTTTAGGAATTTTTTTGGGTGAGTTTAAACAAAAATTTGGAGTTCAATATATATTTTATTTGTTACTACTTACTTTAGGAATTGTTTTTACACAAGTTCCAGATGGAGAATCTATTAGAAATGCCATAGTTTTTAATTTAAGTGGACCTGTTGTTTTAGGAGTTGCTGCTTTGTATTTTTATAAAAGGCCTATAAAAATTGAGACAATTTTAAATAGTTTGTATTTTATGATTCTACCAATTTTCTCAATGATTGCTTTTCTATATTTTAGAACACCAGAAATAAGTGAAATTGTTTTTGGAGGTGGAGCAAATTTTGAAACATCTGGAGGCTTTGGTCCAAATCAAGTTGCTACTGCCATTGGAGTAGGAATATTTATAATTATTGTATTTATAGTTTTAAAAGTGAAGTTAACGGGTTTTTTATTTTTAGACATTCTTTTTCTAGCATACTTTATTTTCAGAGGTTTGTTAACATTTTCAAGAGGAGGTATTATTACTGGTTTTATAGCAATGATATTTTTTTCTTTTTTTTATTTCTTACACAAAAAAGGTTCTTTAAAGTTATTTTTCAACTACTTTTTAATTGGCGGTATATTTATTATTGCTATTTGGGTCTATACTTCAAATATTACTGGAGGTATGTTAGATAATAGGTATGCAGGTAAAAATGCGATTGGTGTTGAAAAAAAAGATATTACCTCTGGGAGATTAGATATATTAGAAGAACAATTGAATAGTTTTTTAATTTCTCCATTAGGTATCGGAGTAGGTAATGGGAAATTTAAAAGAGAATTAAGTGATAAAAAAATTACTGCTGCATCGCATAATGAAGCTGGAAGATTGGTAGAAGAACATGGTATAATAGGGGTTGTAATTCTCGTAGGTCTTATGATTATTCCTTTATTAAATTTTTTTTATTTTAATAATTTACAAAGAGCATTTATTATTTCTTTTTACCTATTTTGGATTTTAACAATTAATCATTCTGCAATGAGAATTGCATTTCCAGGATTAGTTTATGCTTTAAGTTTAATAAAAATTAAAGAGAACGATTACAATACCAGTATAGAAAATGAATAAGAATATTTTATATATCGGAAATAACTTAGGTAAGCAATCAAAATATAAAACTACATTAGAGACATTAAGTTTTTTATTAAGGGAAGAAAAATTTAGTTTAAAATTATCGTCAGATAAGAAGAATAAAATTGTTAGGTTATTTGACATGATTTTTACTATTTTTAAAAATAGGAGAAATACAGACTACATTCTAATAGACACTTTTAGTACAACAAGTTTCTATTTTGCCTTTATAGTATCTCAATTATCTAGATTTTATAGAATTAAATATTTACCTATATTACATGGAGGTAATTTGCCTTATAGATTAGACAAATCTCAAAGAATTTCTAAATTACTTTTTAATAATTCAGACAAAAATATAGCGCCTTCAAATTACCTGAAAAGTGAGTTTGAAAAAAGAGGCTTTAAAGTGGTTTATATTCCTAATACAATTGAAATTGAAAAGTATACTTTTACATATAGAAACTTTTTAAAACCAAACTTATTGTGGGTTAGATCTTTTAAAGAATTGTATAATCCTACTTTAGCAATAGAAGTTCTACTTCTATTAAAAAGTGAATTTCCTTTAGCAAAATTATGTATGGTTGGCCCTGAAATTGATGATTCTTTTGAGCAAACAAAAAAAATGGTCTCTAAGTATAATTTAGAAAGTTCTGTAAAATTTACAGGAACTCTTCCTTCAAAAGAATGGCATAAAGCTTCTGAGTCTTATGACATTTTTATAAATACTACAAATTTTGACAATACACCTATAAGCGTTATGGAGGCAATGGCTTTAGGGTTAGTAATAGTGTCTACTAATGCTGGTGGTATGCCTTATTTAATAACTAATAATAAAAACGGAATTTTAGTAGAGAAAGGGAATTCGAAACAAATGGCACGTGAAATAATAAAGATAATAAAATCAAATAAGATTATCTTAGCAACAAAAGCGAGAGAAGAAGTGGAAAATTTTGGTTGGAATAATGTTAAAAACAAATGGTTATCTATTTTAAAATAGAATTTTATGTATAATAATTTTTTAGAAAAAATAATTATTCCTTTAGGAGATTTCCTTAATAAATCAACTTTTAAAAAAGATTTAATTAAATGGAGAAATATAGATCAATTAAACACATTAGAATTAGAAGTACTCCAAAAAAATAATTTATTTAAGATTTTAACGCATGCTGTTAATAACACAAAACTTTATAATCATATTGAATTAGTTGAAAAAAATCCATATAAAAGTCTTAAGGAATTCCCTGTTTTAACGAAAGAAAAATTAAGAGAATCAACAGACAAATTAATTACAGAAAACATAAAAAAATTAACTAAAATATCTAGTAGTGGTTCTTCTGGTGTAAGTTCTTCTGTCTATATGAATTCTCGTGATTTATCAACACTTAGAGCAGGTTTAATACATTGGTGGGAATGGTATGGTTATAAATTAGGAAATCCAATAATACAAACAGGAATATCTCCAAATAGAGGTTTTTTAAAAAAAACTAAAGATTATTTATTTAGAACAATTTATGTAAGTGCTTTTGCACATTCAGAAGTTCAAATATTAACTATTTTACAAAAAATCTCAAAAAAAAAATACTATATACTAGTTGGTTATGCATCCTCACTAAACGTTTTTGCAAATGTTGCAGAAAATAATAATTTAAATATTCAATTTAAATCTGTAATAAGTTTGGGTGATAAATTATTTAATCATTATAGAAAAAATATAGAAAAAACATTTAAATGTAAGATTTATGATACTTATGGGTCTGCAGAGGGTTTTTTAATAGGAGCAGAGTTTGATTTACCATTTATGTATATATTATCTCCACAATGCTATATAGAGATCTTAGATGATAATGATAATCCTGTTCCAAATGGCATTATGGGAAATATTGTTGTTACTAGATTAGATGGTTTTGCAATGCCACTAATTAGATATAAAATAGGTGATTTAGGTATTCTTTTACCCAAAGAAAAATATCCAATTAATAGAAAATTTAACTATCCATTATTGCAACAAATTGTTGGAAGAGATACGGATATTGTAAAAACAAAAAACGGAAAAACATTAGTAGTACATTCTTTTACAGGTGTATTCGAGTATATTTCTGATATTAAGCAATTTAAGGTGGTGCAGAAAAGCTTAGATGGCATACTTATAGAATATATTAAGGCAGAAAGTTTTAATAAAAATATATTACCAACTATTACAAATAAGTTACAACAATCCATACAAGATAATTCTTTTAAAATAGATTATAAAGAAGTAAAAAGTATTTTACCTTCAAAATCAGGAAAACCTCAGATTATAAAATCGTATTTATAGATATAATGAATAAGAAAAAAACAATCTGGATTATTAATCAAACAGCAGGAAACTTAAATTCTGGCTGGGGAGAGCGACATTTTCTTTTAAGTAAATATTGGGTAAAGAAAGATTATAAAGTAAAAATTATTTCAGGTTCCTACAATCATCTTTTTTTAAAACAACCAAAGGTTTCTAAAAAATGGTTTACTATAGAAAAAGTAGAAGAGAATGTAGATTTTTGTTGGGTTAAAACACCTAAGTATTCTGGAACTGGTTTTATGAAAATAATAAGTAATTTTATTTATACTTTTAAATTATTTTTTCTTAAATCCAATCTTTTAGAAAAACCAGATATAATTATCGTTTCTTCAATGCCAATATTTCCTATTTTAAATGGTATTTTTTTTAAACGTAAGTTTAAAGTTAAAAAATTAATTTTTGAAATTAGAGATTTATGGCCTTTAACCCCAATGTATTTAAAAGGCTATTCTAAATACCACCCGTTTATAAAACTTCTTAGTTTTTTTGAAAAATTGGCCTATAATAAATCAGATTATATTGTTTCTTTATTGCCAAATACTAAAAAATATATAAATTCTATTACGAAAAGCGATAAGGAAGTACATTATATTCCTAATGGAATTGATTCAGATTTAATCAAAAAAGACAAAATTCCTCAAGAAATCATTCGTTTATTACCAAAAAATAAATTTATTGTTGGCTATGCAGGCACAATTGGTTTAGCAAATGCAATGGAATTTTTTGTTGAAGCTTCTAAATTATTACAAAATGAAAATGTTCATTTTGTAATTGTTGGAGATGGATATTTAAAAGAAGAATTAAAAAATAAAGTTAAAGACACATTAAATATTACCTTTATTGATAAAATTTCTAAATCGAAAGTACAAAATATGCTTAGTTATTTTGATGTTTGCTATTTAAGTAGATATAAGTCACCTCTATATCATTATGGCGTTTCATATAATAAATATTTCGATTATATGTTAGCAAAAAAACCAATTTTAGAATCTTCTGAGTTCATAAAAGATCAAGTGGAATTATCTAATTGTGGCATTATTGTAGAACCTGAATCTGCTAAAGCTATTGTAAATGGTATTTTAGAACTTTACAAAATGAAAGAAGAAAACAGAAAGGTTTTTGGTGAAAAAGGTTACAAGTATGTAGTAAAACACCATAGTTACCTAAATCTAAGTGCTTTATATGAAAATCTTTTTTAATACAGTTAAATATTTTTCAACCTTTAAGCTTATTTTTTTAAACCAAATCAGTAAATTAGTAATTTATCTTATTTTTGTTAAAATTTCCCTCAAATAATATAAATATTAATTAAATGTAATTAATGTCTCAAAAAAACTATTTTAATATTTCTGAGAGAAAATTATTTTTAAGAATAATAGATGTTCTTATAATAACTCTAAGTATTTATTTTTCAACGAAGTTTTTAGAATTTACCTATATTAATTTTAACAAGCCTTATATTGTAAGCTGGTTATTACTATTAACTATTTATTATTTAATCTTTGGAGAAATATTTCAATTATTTAATTTAAACGTTTCTAATAATAGATACACAGTTGTAAGAAGTATTGTGTTAACTACTTTTACAACCACAGTATTTTACATTTTTACACCATATTTTTCTCCTTCATTACCCGCAAACAGGCTTCAAATTGTTTACTTTTTCTTAGTGCTTACAGTACCTGTAATACTTTGGAGATTTATTTATATACTAACTATTTTTTCTCCAAAATATTTTAAAACCGTAGTTTTTGTTGGACATTCAAATAAAATTTCTAAAATGTTGCAACAAGTTAATAACGATAATTTTCATTATATAAAAGCCTATTTTTCAGATAAAGAAATTAAGGGCGTAGATGGTTTCCATGATATTTCTAAAACAAGTTTAAAGGATTTAGATATCGACAAGAATGTAAATGAAGTAATTATTTCTAAGGAAAATTTGTCTGCAAATATTGTTAATAATTTAAATTTAGAATTAATTTATTTATTCGAAAAAGGAGTAAACATTGTAAGTTTTGGTAAATTTTATGAAGATGTAACAGTAAGAGTACCAAGAGAATATTTAGGTTCCAATTTTTACGATCATATTAATTTTAGTAAAAATAATACAAACAGATTATATCTTTTTGGGTTGAGAGCCACAGATGTAGTTGTTGCGGTTTCTGGGATTATAATATTTATACTCCTTATTCCTTTTATATTTATTGGTAATTTTTTTGGAAATAAAGGCCCTTTATTTTACTCTCAAATTAGAGTAGGTAAAAATGGAAAGCATTTTAAAATATACAAACTGCGTTCTATGGTTAAAAATGCAGAATCTGGTAAAGCAATTTGGGCACAAAAAAACGATACAAGAATAACCACTTTTGGTAAATTTTTAAGAAATACAAGATTAGACGAAGTTCCTCAGTTTTTTAATATTTTAAAAGGCGATATGAGTATTATTGGTCCAAGACCAGAGAGACCAGAATTTGTGCAAGATTTAGAAAATCAAATTCCTTTTTATGCAATTCGTCACGTTGTAAGACCAGGTTTAACAGGTTGGGCTCAAGTGAATTATCCGTATGCAAATACCATCGAAGAACAAGAAACAAAACTAAGATACGATTTGTATTATATTAAAGAAAGGAACGGCTTTTTAGACTTTAAAATACTTATTAAAACAGCAACTACTATTCTATTTTTTAGAGGTCAGTAAAAATGTATAGAGATATACATATCTTCCTAAAAATAAGATCAATAACGGAATTACTGCAACAGGAAAAGATTGTACTCTAGCAATCCAAAGAATAGGAATCATTAAAATAAAACCTATTAAAATCAAGATATACTTTTGAAGCCAAATTTTTGTAATTTTCTTAAAAATAAAGAAAGCCATAATTATATTAGGAGCAAAAGCCCATAAAATATTAAAATTATTTGGCACAATTTTATGAGAAGAAAACAACCATAAATAAGCTAAAATAACTCCTATTAAACCAGTAATAAAGAAAATAATAAAATCTAAACTTCTGGTTCTCGTTTTCTTTTTTATGTC from the Polaribacter cellanae genome contains:
- a CDS encoding O-antigen ligase family protein, which translates into the protein MINKFTDNKLLLIAIHIIIGYLATFTWFPKPFGLGVIGFCVFFVVKAKNNNEESFLLAMYIAGAEVFIRMTKGFVFYETGKYSVILLLILGIFLGEFKQKFGVQYIFYLLLLTLGIVFTQVPDGESIRNAIVFNLSGPVVLGVAALYFYKRPIKIETILNSLYFMILPIFSMIAFLYFRTPEISEIVFGGGANFETSGGFGPNQVATAIGVGIFIIIVFIVLKVKLTGFLFLDILFLAYFIFRGLLTFSRGGIITGFIAMIFFSFFYFLHKKGSLKLFFNYFLIGGIFIIAIWVYTSNITGGMLDNRYAGKNAIGVEKKDITSGRLDILEEQLNSFLISPLGIGVGNGKFKRELSDKKITAASHNEAGRLVEEHGIIGVVILVGLMIIPLLNFFYFNNLQRAFIISFYLFWILTINHSAMRIAFPGLVYALSLIKIKENDYNTSIENE
- a CDS encoding glycosyltransferase family 4 protein; protein product: MNKNILYIGNNLGKQSKYKTTLETLSFLLREEKFSLKLSSDKKNKIVRLFDMIFTIFKNRRNTDYILIDTFSTTSFYFAFIVSQLSRFYRIKYLPILHGGNLPYRLDKSQRISKLLFNNSDKNIAPSNYLKSEFEKRGFKVVYIPNTIEIEKYTFTYRNFLKPNLLWVRSFKELYNPTLAIEVLLLLKSEFPLAKLCMVGPEIDDSFEQTKKMVSKYNLESSVKFTGTLPSKEWHKASESYDIFINTTNFDNTPISVMEAMALGLVIVSTNAGGMPYLITNNKNGILVEKGNSKQMAREIIKIIKSNKIILATKAREEVENFGWNNVKNKWLSILK
- a CDS encoding glycosyltransferase family 4 protein, yielding MNKKKTIWIINQTAGNLNSGWGERHFLLSKYWVKKDYKVKIISGSYNHLFLKQPKVSKKWFTIEKVEENVDFCWVKTPKYSGTGFMKIISNFIYTFKLFFLKSNLLEKPDIIIVSSMPIFPILNGIFFKRKFKVKKLIFEIRDLWPLTPMYLKGYSKYHPFIKLLSFFEKLAYNKSDYIVSLLPNTKKYINSITKSDKEVHYIPNGIDSDLIKKDKIPQEIIRLLPKNKFIVGYAGTIGLANAMEFFVEASKLLQNENVHFVIVGDGYLKEELKNKVKDTLNITFIDKISKSKVQNMLSYFDVCYLSRYKSPLYHYGVSYNKYFDYMLAKKPILESSEFIKDQVELSNCGIIVEPESAKAIVNGILELYKMKEENRKVFGEKGYKYVVKHHSYLNLSALYENLF
- a CDS encoding exopolysaccharide biosynthesis polyprenyl glycosylphosphotransferase, which gives rise to MSQKNYFNISERKLFLRIIDVLIITLSIYFSTKFLEFTYINFNKPYIVSWLLLLTIYYLIFGEIFQLFNLNVSNNRYTVVRSIVLTTFTTTVFYIFTPYFSPSLPANRLQIVYFFLVLTVPVILWRFIYILTIFSPKYFKTVVFVGHSNKISKMLQQVNNDNFHYIKAYFSDKEIKGVDGFHDISKTSLKDLDIDKNVNEVIISKENLSANIVNNLNLELIYLFEKGVNIVSFGKFYEDVTVRVPREYLGSNFYDHINFSKNNTNRLYLFGLRATDVVVAVSGIIIFILLIPFIFIGNFFGNKGPLFYSQIRVGKNGKHFKIYKLRSMVKNAESGKAIWAQKNDTRITTFGKFLRNTRLDEVPQFFNILKGDMSIIGPRPERPEFVQDLENQIPFYAIRHVVRPGLTGWAQVNYPYANTIEEQETKLRYDLYYIKERNGFLDFKILIKTATTILFFRGQ